The sequence TTGGAATAGGAACACCAGTCATACGTATAGCTTCTTTTACGGTAAGGATAAAAGGCTCATCCAGACTGTATATTGCCGGGATTTCAATGACTTTCCGTTGATGCTCAAGCAGCTCTGCCAAATTGTTATTTTGAAAGCTGCTGTATACTCCGAGAAGTAGTTGTGGGGCGAAGTTGGCACTAGCTGAAATAGCCCCGGCTCCCCCGGCTGCAAGTGTAGGCAATAAGTATTCATCAAAGCCACTGAAAACGGAGAAAGCAGGATTTATTTCTTTTACTTCTAAAATCATCTGACGAATATGACTCAGTTGATCTACCGTTTCCTTGATTCCGACTAAGTGGGAATAACGTGCGGCAAGACGGCTAACAAAGGCTGGACTCAAATCCTGACCGGTTAGAGCAGGGAAATTATACAGCATCACCGGAATCTCCGTCGCTTCCAAAATGGCGGCATAGTGGGCGAACAAGGTTTCTTCACTTAGCTTACTGTAGAATGGATTGATAACGATTACACCGGTGGTGCCACTCTGGGCAGCATGCTTGGTAAGACGGATAGTCTCCGTGGTGTTATTGCTGCCGGTTCCAATCCAGACAGGAAGGCGCCCGTTAGTATAATCAATACAAAACTCTGCAATATCCTCCCGTTCCTCCGTGCTAAACTGGCTGAATTCCCCGCCTGTCCCCAAGAAGAAGAGGCCGTGAACGCCCTTATTAATCAAGCTGTCTATCAGAATCTTCATTGCATTGCGGTCGAATTTCCTGTGCTCATCCAGAATTGTGGGTACAGGGGGGATAACGCCTACATTTGCCTGCTTAAAATTCATTTTGTTTTTGCCTCCTGGTTTGATATTATAAACATAAGATTATTATAATGAACTGGAAGCGCTTTATCAATGCATTTTAGAAAGGGGTGTGAAGGTTTGGACCGAAAATATTGGGTTCCTGCTCTAGAAAGGGCCGATTTGATTCTTAAGGCGATTTCCAAGCAGCCAGGGGAACAGAAAATGACAGAGCTATGCGATGAAACTGGCATTAATAAAAGTTCGATGTTTTCTCTCCTGCGGACGATGGAAACCTTGCAATGGGTTAGCAAGGATAAGAAGGAAGCCTACTCGCTTGGCGTGGGGGTTGCTTATTATAATACGGTTTTTAATGAGTCTCATAAACAGAACTTTAATCTGGTGGAGCATTTTCTCAAGACTTCCGCTGACAGTGTGAAGATCATTAGCGAGACCTTCCAACTATCCATTCTTGACCGAAGCGATGTTATGTATTTAGCCAAACAAGAAGGGCCTTCACTTGTGAAATTGGAGTCCAGTCCAGGTATGCGTTTCCCGGCACATGCGACAGCAATGGGCAAGATGATGCTGTCATGGCTTCCGTTGGAAGAGCTCGAAAGACGTTACCCTAATCGAATTTTATCCCAATTGACTACACATACGATTACAGATTGGAATGAATTCATGGCAAATTTGGCTGCTATTCGTATCCATGGCTATGCAGTGGATCAGGAAGAGATCATTAAAGGGATCTGCTGTGTTGCCGCACCGATCCTTGATACCTCCGGAAATGTTGTTGCAGCGGTGAGTACCTCTATGCTGCAGCATGCCTATATCGATAAACAGGAGAGTGCGATTCAGGAAGTTATTAAGCTTGCAGAAAAATTGTCTTTATCTTAACTAAGAGAGAAGGGTTTAAAGTGGAAATTACTTTGCATGAGATTATGCGGGAGGATTTGGACGACTCTTTCCCCATTCATACTGCTGCTGAGGGTCCCTCAGGTGTGCTCCCTATAACAGGTGAAATGCTGCGCAATGCACCGAGTGGCGAATTATTTGGCATGTCTCAAAACACAGGAATGGGTTGGAACCCGAACTTATTAAATCAACGTCAATATCTCATCCTAGGCACGATGGGTGGGATTCGGCGTGAAGATGGTACTCCAATTGCACTTGGTTATCATACCGGACACTGGGAAATTGGATTGATGATGGAAGAAATCGCTAAGGAAATTACCGAGAAGCAAGGGATTCCGTTTGCGGGTTATGTAAGTGATCCTTGCGATGGCCGTTCTCAGGGAACGACCGGCATGTTCGATTCCCTCCCTTACAGAAATGATGCGGCAATCGTAATGCGCCGGTTGATACGTTCGCTGCCAACCCGTAAGGGAGTGTTAGGTGTGGCCACCTGTGATAAAGGGCTGCCGGCAATGATGCTTGCCCTGGCCGGCATGCATGATCTTCCGGGGATTATTGTGCCTGGTGGAGTGTCGCTTCCGCCGATCCATGGAGAGGATGCCGGTAAGATCCAAAGTATAGGAGCCAGATATAGCAATGGCGATCTTTCCCTGGAAGAGGCCGCTGATTTAGGATGTCGTGCTTGTGCAACTCCTGGTGGGGGATGTCAATTCTTAGGAACTGCGGCCACGGCTCAAGTGATTGCAGAGGCGTTAGGGATGTCGGTTCCCAATTCTGCTCTAGCCCCTTCAGGACAACCTGTGTGGAAGAATATGGGGCGTCAATCTGCTCGTGCACTCCTACATATGGATCATAGTGGGATAGTGATGCGGGATATTCTTACGGATAAAGCGATAGCTAATGCGATGGTAGTTCATGCAGCGTTTGGAGGTTCTACGAATCTGCTGCTTCATCTACCTGCTGTTGCCCATGCCGCAAGCTTGCATATTCCAACAGTTGAAGAGTGGAATGAAGTGAATCGTAAAGTCCCTCGTCTGGTTAGTGTGCTTCCCAATGGACCTATCCCGCATACGACGGTTCGTGTCTTTCTAGCGGGTGGAGTTCCGGAAGTGATGCTGCATCTACGGCGGCTGGGACTTATTGATGATTCCGTCTTGACGGTTACAGGCAGGACATTAGGCGAAAACCTCGACTGGTGGGAGACTTCCCAGAGACGAATCGATATGCGCAATAGATTGAGAGAGGCAGATGGTGTTGATCCAGATACCGTCATTATGAGTCCTCAGGAGGCCAAGCGTCAGGGAATGGCGTCAACGATGACTTTTCCAACGGGTAATCTTGCTCCAGAAGGTTCGGTCATTAAATCAGCAGCCATTGATCCATCGGTCTTGACTAGTGACGGCATTTATCGGCATGTGGGCCGAGTTAAAGTATTTACGGCTGAGAAGGATGCGATCCGCAGCATCAAGGATGGATTAATCCATGCAGGAGATATTCTGGCTATCATTGGTCGCGGACCTAGTGGAACGGGCATGGAAGAGACTTATCAATTGACTTCAGCCCTAAAGCATTTGCCCTTTGGCAAGCAGGTAACGCTGATCACGGATGCTCGCTTCTCCGGTGTATCTACGGGTGCCTGCATAGGACATATGGGTCCAGAAGCGCTGGTTGGAGGGCCCCTTGGCCTACTGAGAGATGGTGATTGGGTGGAAGTTGTCATTGACACGATTAAGCTTGAAGGCAGCGTGAATCTGGTGGGTGAAGGTGAACAACCGCAGTCGCAGGAAGAAGGGGCGAGAATTCTGGCTTACCGGACCCCGCATCCATTCCTGGCCGTTGATCCGGGATTGCCCGATGATACTAGACTGTGGGCAGCACTGCAAGCAGTCAGTGGCGGAACCTGGCAAGGCTGTGTCTATGACACCGATCGAATAATTGCCGCGCTTGAAGCAGGGCAGAAAGTATTGGGGTGGAAATAATGAGCAGAAATGTGATTCGGAATCCTATTCTTCGCGGTTTTCATCCGGACCCGTCTATTTGCAGAGCCGGAGAAGATTATTACATTGCTACTTCTACCTTTGAGTGGTTTCCCGGAGTGCGCATTCATCATTCGCGCGATCTTGTGAACTGGAGACTTCTTACTCATGTGCTGACTCGTAAATCACAATTGAACATGGAAGGCAATCCGGATTCAGGTGGAGTCTGGGCACCTTGCCTTAGCTATGACGCAGGGATTTTTTATCTGATCTACACCGATGTCAAGAGTAGACAGGGAGCATTTAAGGATACCCCTAATTTTGTCGTAACCGCATCTAATATAGAGGGCCCTTGGTCTGAACCTGTCTATCTGAACAGCAGCGGCTTTGATCCCTCCCTGTTTCATGATGATAACGGGCGTAAATGGTTGGTCAATATGCTGTGGGATCACCGGAGTAACAAGAACAGCTTTGCTGGAATTGTTCTGCAGGAGTACTCCGCTCAGCTGAAACAGCTGATTGGCCCAGTGCTGCCCATTTATAAGGGCACAGCTCTTGGCTTGACGGAAGGTCCTCATTTGTACAAAAAAGACGGTTGGTATTATCTTATAACTGCTGAGGGAGGCACTCAGTATAACCATGCTGTGACCGTAGCACGCTCACGGCAAATTGAAGGGCCTTATGAAACCGCTCCTAATCATCCGCTGTTAACTTCTGCTGGTAATCCCGAGTTGGAGCTGCAAAAGGCCGGGCATGCCAGCCTCGTTCACACCCATACGGATGAATGGTATATGGTTCACCTGTGCGGCCGTCCAGTGAAAGATAAATACTGCACTCTGGGACGTGAGACAGCGATTCAGCGTTGCATTTTTACAGAGAATGAATGGTTGACCCTGCAAAATGGTGACAACTATCCTTCCAGCACCGTTGAAGGTCCAGATATTCCAGAGCAGCCATTTCCTGCGCCTCCGGAGAAAGATGATTTTGACTGTTCGCAACTTGATGTCCGCTGGAGCACTTTGCGTGTTCCTGCCGATGAATCATGGCTCTCGTTAACGGAGCGCCCAGGTTATTTGCGGCTAAGAGGAAGAGAGTCTATGAGTTCTCAGCATCGCCAGAGCATGGTGGCCTTGCCTCAGACAGCTTTTAACTGCAGTGCTGAAACTGCGCTTGAGTTCGAACCGGAGCATTTTCAACAGATGGCCGGGCTGATCCTTTATTATGATACGAAGGATTACGTTTATTTACGGATTACTCATGATGA comes from Paenibacillus sp. 19GGS1-52 and encodes:
- a CDS encoding dihydrodipicolinate synthase family protein, with the protein product MNFKQANVGVIPPVPTILDEHRKFDRNAMKILIDSLINKGVHGLFFLGTGGEFSQFSTEEREDIAEFCIDYTNGRLPVWIGTGSNNTTETIRLTKHAAQSGTTGVIVINPFYSKLSEETLFAHYAAILEATEIPVMLYNFPALTGQDLSPAFVSRLAARYSHLVGIKETVDQLSHIRQMILEVKEINPAFSVFSGFDEYLLPTLAAGGAGAISASANFAPQLLLGVYSSFQNNNLAELLEHQRKVIEIPAIYSLDEPFILTVKEAIRMTGVPIPTFCLPPSNIWDAQKEQKLKEILTRAGVPLAE
- a CDS encoding IclR family transcriptional regulator, with protein sequence MDRKYWVPALERADLILKAISKQPGEQKMTELCDETGINKSSMFSLLRTMETLQWVSKDKKEAYSLGVGVAYYNTVFNESHKQNFNLVEHFLKTSADSVKIISETFQLSILDRSDVMYLAKQEGPSLVKLESSPGMRFPAHATAMGKMMLSWLPLEELERRYPNRILSQLTTHTITDWNEFMANLAAIRIHGYAVDQEEIIKGICCVAAPILDTSGNVVAAVSTSMLQHAYIDKQESAIQEVIKLAEKLSLS
- a CDS encoding YjhG/YagF family D-xylonate dehydratase; its protein translation is MREDLDDSFPIHTAAEGPSGVLPITGEMLRNAPSGELFGMSQNTGMGWNPNLLNQRQYLILGTMGGIRREDGTPIALGYHTGHWEIGLMMEEIAKEITEKQGIPFAGYVSDPCDGRSQGTTGMFDSLPYRNDAAIVMRRLIRSLPTRKGVLGVATCDKGLPAMMLALAGMHDLPGIIVPGGVSLPPIHGEDAGKIQSIGARYSNGDLSLEEAADLGCRACATPGGGCQFLGTAATAQVIAEALGMSVPNSALAPSGQPVWKNMGRQSARALLHMDHSGIVMRDILTDKAIANAMVVHAAFGGSTNLLLHLPAVAHAASLHIPTVEEWNEVNRKVPRLVSVLPNGPIPHTTVRVFLAGGVPEVMLHLRRLGLIDDSVLTVTGRTLGENLDWWETSQRRIDMRNRLREADGVDPDTVIMSPQEAKRQGMASTMTFPTGNLAPEGSVIKSAAIDPSVLTSDGIYRHVGRVKVFTAEKDAIRSIKDGLIHAGDILAIIGRGPSGTGMEETYQLTSALKHLPFGKQVTLITDARFSGVSTGACIGHMGPEALVGGPLGLLRDGDWVEVVIDTIKLEGSVNLVGEGEQPQSQEEGARILAYRTPHPFLAVDPGLPDDTRLWAALQAVSGGTWQGCVYDTDRIIAALEAGQKVLGWK
- a CDS encoding glycoside hydrolase family 43 protein; this translates as MSRNVIRNPILRGFHPDPSICRAGEDYYIATSTFEWFPGVRIHHSRDLVNWRLLTHVLTRKSQLNMEGNPDSGGVWAPCLSYDAGIFYLIYTDVKSRQGAFKDTPNFVVTASNIEGPWSEPVYLNSSGFDPSLFHDDNGRKWLVNMLWDHRSNKNSFAGIVLQEYSAQLKQLIGPVLPIYKGTALGLTEGPHLYKKDGWYYLITAEGGTQYNHAVTVARSRQIEGPYETAPNHPLLTSAGNPELELQKAGHASLVHTHTDEWYMVHLCGRPVKDKYCTLGRETAIQRCIFTENEWLTLQNGDNYPSSTVEGPDIPEQPFPAPPEKDDFDCSQLDVRWSTLRVPADESWLSLTERPGYLRLRGRESMSSQHRQSMVALPQTAFNCSAETALEFEPEHFQQMAGLILYYDTKDYVYLRITHDEELGKCLGIIRSKDGVYEDSLCAPIPLPAQVSCRLKIVLDREFAQFYYCVGDQSWEKIGQSMDIYHLSDEFPAYIRFTGTFIGMCVQDLSGTFQAADFDYFEYITE